The Phormidium yuhuli AB48 DNA window CCGTTTTATTTTTGGGGTCATAGCCTTCGGATAAAAAGAGACGATCGCCATCCCGAATCAGTCCCAGGGCGATGACGCGAATGGAATTATACTTACCCATGTTGGCCTGTTTAGCTTAGTTATAGTCGGCAAATTGGGCGGTATGAGAACTGGGAATGGGCCAGTCCTCATTTTCTCCGCCGATAATCAGACGGGGGATGCTGACATAATCTAGGCTGAGTTGACGCAGGGCGTTAATTAGCACATCTAGGGCGATCGCATCACTGGTTCCTAAGTCAAACCAACAACGTCCCCAGTTTCCCTGATACTCAAACTCACCCATATTGTGCATCAGGGCCAGGATAGCGCCGTGGTCGGGGCGATCGTTGTAGTCCATATAACTGATATCTAACCCTTCCTCCTGTACTTGTAGATTTTCGGCGTTGAAGCCGCCCAGTTTCCCGAGGTAAAACCAGGATTCAAACAGTTGTTCGAGGTATTGCTGTTCGGCGGGGGAGGGGATGTTGTCGAACTCTAGCCAAAACCAAACGTCAAAGGGATTATATTCACGAAACTGAACGTCCATAGGGCGATCGCACTCGGGGGTAACTTGAGGTCAACTACCTAGCTTACCGGTTTGAGGCTTGTTCTGCATCCACCCGTCGCTGGGCCTGATCCCGTTCCCGTTGGATTTGGCGGACTAATTCCGCCGGAAGTTGCTCTCGCATCGCCAGGGCCCGATCAAACCAGGGGAGACTGGAGGCGCGATCGCCACTATCGACATAAATCTGAGCTTTCAGATACATAATCTCAGGATTCTCGGGGGTGAGTTCCAAACTGCGATCGACGGCGGCCATGGCTTCTTCAAAGCGGTTGAGATCCCGAAATCCGACAGCTAAACCTCGTTTCGCCAAATATTCCGGGGCCGCATAGGTTTGCAGGCGCTCGATAGGCCGTTCTGGATTGGAAAAGGGTAAGTTCGTCGCCAACATCAAATCCATATAGCCTTTAATGATGTTGAGTTCGGGATCTTCTGGATCAACCGCTGTAGCGCGATCAAGATGGCGGAAAACCTGTTGTAACTTCGACAGGGCCGTGGGAACTCCCCGCACCATCCCCTCGTTTTTGAGAGCGTAGGCCCCTTCTAAGAAATGACCGACCGCAATATAGATATTTCCCCGTAAGGGATCTTGATTGACTAAGGCCTCGGCCCGTGAGCGAGTGAGGGTGGCGTAGTCTTTAAACTCACTGGGGAGATTATCGGGGTCTTCCAGATACACTAATGAGGCCCGCATAGCGTAGAGAATCGGGTCCACACTGGCTTCAGATAAGGCTAATTCCACCTGCTGAGCCGCCAGGGGATAGTTGCCAACCCGGAAAAAGGCTTCAAAGGCCTGTTCCGTGGTATCACTGATATTACGGGGGTTTTCACGGCGGAACGGGTCGCCGGCCCAGGCGGGGGTGAGCCAAGTCCCTAGGGCGATCGCCACCACACTGACGCTTCCCCCTAATCGCGATCGCCAGCCAAATTGTTTACTCATAGTCATCGGGGCGTTTTCCAAAACTCGTTCCAAAACTCTGATCTCTAAGTATAGTTCAGGGGATTCAGTGCCGGCCCAGCTTGGGTTCCCCCAATCATTCCGGCTCAGGCCCCCCACTCAAGAGAAAAACATCAGATAGGCGATCGCCCATCTGATGAGTCAAGCCTTCACTAGCCTCTGAGACTGATCCGGAGACTCAGAGTTCCGCCCCCAAACCTGAATCAGCCATCAATCCAGTCTGAACCGTTCACGATTGCAAGCGGCGTTTCGACTCCCGTTCAAACCAATCAATAATCTGCTCCACCGTAATCTGCGCCAGAGGCTGTTCCGTCTCCTGGCAAATCTGCACCAGAGGCTTCTGAGAGGCCACCACCAAATTACTAAAGAAGGTGGCAAAACTCGCATCCACATCCACCTGTGCCTGAATCGTGGCATCCTGTTGAATCCAATCCGCCACCTGGTCTGGGGTAATCTCCTCCGCTGGGGTTTGGGTGGTTTGAGAAATTTGCTGAAGTGACCTTAGTGCATAAATTGCTAATCTTGTCAAGAACTTTTCTTGCGAGGATAACAGAGCAGCATCAACCTTAGCCGCTTCATCCGGTTGTAAAAACTCAACCGTCATCGGAGAGGGAGTAGTCATAATGACATCAAACCAGGCACATCTGGTTTTAGGCTATCCCAAATCCGCCCCCTCTTCCCTAACCGGCCTGTTCAATCAGATAACCGCAGCGATTTTCCCCATCAATCATCCAATGAGTCCGCTGCACCTGACAATCCGGCAACGCGCGGGCAAACATATCCAACTCATGGCTACAAACCGTCGGGAAAGACTCCGCCACATTGGAGATAGCGCAATTGTACTCCGCCACCACAAACCGGGGCCCTCCCTTAGCGTCAGGTTCCAACTCCACCAGTTCCGCCATATAGCCCTCCTGGCGGCGCAACTCCACTAAATTGGCAATCCGTTCCCCCAGGGGAGCTTCTCCGAGTTGATGGCGATAGGCCATGGCTTTACGTTGCCATTGTTTCTCCAATACCTGGCCAACTCCATCTTGGCCCACCGTTTCCGCCAGAGTGTCCAACAGGGACACCGCAAACTCATCATAATGATGGGGAAAGCGGGCACGTCCGGCGTCCGTCAGCTCATACACATGTTGAGGACGGCCCATCCCCACCTGCACTGAGCCATGTTGAATTAACCCCTCAGCCTCTAAGTCCTTCAGATGTCGTCGAATGGCCTGGGGGCTAATCTTCAGTACCTCAGACAGCATCTGAGCCTTAGCCTGACCCTGTTTGAGCAAATAATAGAGGATGTCGTCTTTCGTGGATGGATTCTGTGTGGTCGCCCTCATGTTCCTTATCCCTAACGCCAATACGGCAGTACAATCGGCAGCGTATGATAGAAATTATGTCTTAGACTTTGACAACTTGCCTGTTGCTAAAGTAACCTACAACTAGGGATATAAACAACAGCCAAGTTGCTTTAGACTCCATTATAGACAAAGACGTTTATCAACCCTTCCCTATGACTGCACCCACCAACCCCCAGCAGGCAACCGAAAAAAACCTAGATGCCATGCGGCGCTTCTCCGAACAGTACGCCAAACGGACGGGGACTTACTTCTGTTCAGACTTAAGCATCACCGCCGTGGTCATTGAGGGGCTAGCCAAGCATAAGGATGAGTTAGGTGCGCCTCTGTGTCCCTGTCGCCACTACGAAGACAAAGAAGCCGAAGTTAAGGCCACCTATTGGAACTGCCCTTGTGTCCCCATGCGGGAACGCAAAGAATGCCACTGTATGCTCTTCCTCACCGAAGATAACGACTTCGCCGGGCGGGAGCAAAACATCACCAACGAGCAGATTCGCGCTACAACCAACCAAGTCTAGGGCAGACCCTCCAATCTGCTGACCCCTGGGGAGATGTCCCCCTCCCCTCCCACCTTCACTCAAACCCATCGCGCAATCAGAGATAACCAGCCATGAGTGCCAGCGTCAAAACCCTAGTTAACCAACCCTACAAATACGGTTTCACCACCGATATTGAAACCGACAGTATCGCACGGGGACTCAACGAAGATGTCATCCGTGCTATTTCTGCCAAAAAGAACGAGCCGGAGTTTATGTTGGAGTTCCGGCTTAAAGCCTATCGTCAATGGCTGAAGATGGAAGAACCCAACTGGCAACACGCCAGCTATCCTCCCATTGACTATCAAAACATCGTCTACTACTCCGCCCCCAAGGTCAAAGACGAGAAAAAGAAAAGTCTCGACGAGGTTGACCCGACACTCCTGGAAAC harbors:
- a CDS encoding Sll0314/Alr1548 family TPR repeat-containing protein, with protein sequence MSKQFGWRSRLGGSVSVVAIALGTWLTPAWAGDPFRRENPRNISDTTEQAFEAFFRVGNYPLAAQQVELALSEASVDPILYAMRASLVYLEDPDNLPSEFKDYATLTRSRAEALVNQDPLRGNIYIAVGHFLEGAYALKNEGMVRGVPTALSKLQQVFRHLDRATAVDPEDPELNIIKGYMDLMLATNLPFSNPERPIERLQTYAAPEYLAKRGLAVGFRDLNRFEEAMAAVDRSLELTPENPEIMYLKAQIYVDSGDRASSLPWFDRALAMREQLPAELVRQIQRERDQAQRRVDAEQASNR
- a CDS encoding ferredoxin-thioredoxin reductase catalytic domain-containing protein encodes the protein MTAPTNPQQATEKNLDAMRRFSEQYAKRTGTYFCSDLSITAVVIEGLAKHKDELGAPLCPCRHYEDKEAEVKATYWNCPCVPMRERKECHCMLFLTEDNDFAGREQNITNEQIRATTNQV
- the sufR gene encoding iron-sulfur cluster biosynthesis transcriptional regulator SufR: MRATTQNPSTKDDILYYLLKQGQAKAQMLSEVLKISPQAIRRHLKDLEAEGLIQHGSVQVGMGRPQHVYELTDAGRARFPHHYDEFAVSLLDTLAETVGQDGVGQVLEKQWQRKAMAYRHQLGEAPLGERIANLVELRRQEGYMAELVELEPDAKGGPRFVVAEYNCAISNVAESFPTVCSHELDMFARALPDCQVQRTHWMIDGENRCGYLIEQAG
- a CDS encoding DUF3531 family protein, which translates into the protein MDVQFREYNPFDVWFWLEFDNIPSPAEQQYLEQLFESWFYLGKLGGFNAENLQVQEEGLDISYMDYNDRPDHGAILALMHNMGEFEYQGNWGRCWFDLGTSDAIALDVLINALRQLSLDYVSIPRLIIGGENEDWPIPSSHTAQFADYN